Sequence from the Sulfurimonas hongkongensis genome:
TTTAACAACAACTACAACCATCTCACCACTCTCTAACTCAACTGTAAGCTCTGCACCATTTGCTTTTCCTATCTCTTTTCCAGCATATCCACCAGCTAAGCCACCGCCAAGCATTGCTAGAGTTGTTCCGCTTCCTCTACCTACGGTTGAACCTAAAACTGCACCTACAACAGCTCCCAAAAATGTTCCTGTGCCATTATCACTTATAACGACAGGTCTCTGTTTTATAACTCGCCCTATCTCAATACGCTTCATTTGCTTATAACTACTTCCATCATAAAGAGGACCCTTATTTGTTGCACATCCTACAAGCAAAAATAGACTCAAAACCGACATATAAAATACTCTCATAACCAACTCCTCTACTCTATATACTCTACTACTTCATCAAAGCTTAATCTTATCTGCGAAGATTGCTCATTTACCCTATAGCCTAGGGGAAGTAGCATAGAGAGTCTAAACTTTGCTTTATCAAGCCCTAAAATACTCTCAACAGCATCTTTATCATAACCCTCTATAGGACAAGAGTCAACTCCTTTAACAGCTGCCGCACTCATCATATTTGCCGCTGCAAATGCAGTCTGTTTTGCAGTCCAAGCGTAAATATTTTTATCACTACTTAGTGTATCTTTTAGATGATCTGCATAAAGCTTAAGATAAAATTCTAATTTATCTTGGGGCATCTCTCGTCTTGCAAATCTTTTCTTTGGTATGCCAGATTCTACTTTTACACTCTCGATGCCAGCCAAAATTACAACTAGATGCGAACAAGAAGTTATCTGTACTTGATCCCAACAATGTGGTCTTAACTTTGCTTTTAACTCTTCGTTTGTTATAATTAAAAACTTCCAAGCCTCCATACCAAAAGAGGAAGGAGCACGTCTTGCAGCATCTAGTATAAACTCCAAGTCTTCTTGCGGAATCTTTTTTGATTCATCAAAAACCTTGCAAGCGTGTCTAAACTCTAATACCTCTTCAAATGTTTTATCCATATTTTCTCCTATTCTTGCTCTAACTCTTTTATCAAATACTCAGCTGTATAACTCTTGGTTTTTTTATAATTTTCAATCAAATCCTCAGGAGAGCCTTCGGCTATGATAAGTCCACCACCTGAGCCTCCCTCTGGACCCATATCTATAATCCAGTCAGCATTCTTAATCATATCTAAATTATGCTCTATTATCAAAACACTATTTCCAAGCTCTACAAAATGATGAAGTACTTTTGTAAGTCTGTCAACATCCGCAAAGTGAAGCCCTGTTGTAGGCTCGTCTAAGATGTAGAGCGTTTTACCTGTATCTTTTCGACTCAGTTCTTTACTTAGTTTTATCCTTTGAGCCTCTCCACCTGAGAGTGTTACTGCATTTTGCCCTAAAGTAATATAACCAAGTCCAACATCAACTAGTGTTTTCATTTTTTGATGAATTTTTGGGATTGGTTTAAAAAATTCAAAAGCTTCATCAACACTCATCTTCAACACATCAGAGATATTTTTACCCTTATAAAAAACTTCTAAAGTCTGTTGATTGTATCTGGTACCATTACAAGTATCACACTTAACCATGATGTCTGGTAAGAAGTGCATCTCTATCTTTATCTCACCTTCGCCTTGACACTTTTCGCATCTGCCACCTTTGACATTGAAGCTAAATCTTGAAGTTGTATATCCTCTTATTTGTGACTCTTTTGTTTGAGAAAAAAGGTTTCTTATCTCATCCATCACGCCTGTATAAGTTGCAGGGTTTGAGCGAGGAGTTCTACCAATTGGGCTTTGATCAAGATAGATAACCTTATCAACATGCTCTAATCCTGTAATCTCAACACCTGCTACTTTGTTAACTTTTCTAGCATGATTTAGAAGCTCTCTTGCAGTTGGAAGTAGAGTTTGAAGCATAAGTGAACTCTTTCCGCTTCCGCTCACACCTGTTATACAAACAAAGTTATTTAAAGGAATCCTCGCACTCAAATCTTTAATATTGTTTATAGTTACATTTTTTATCTCTATATATTTATCTTGCTCTCGTCTATAAAAGTACTCTATTTTTTTTCTTCCATAGAGATAGTCTGAGGTAAGAGTTTTAGCTTTTCTTAGTTTATCTAGCGTTCCACTAAAGACAACTTCTCCACCAAAGTTCCCTGCCCCAGGACCAATATCTACAATATAATCAGCATTTATAATTGTCTCTTTATCATGCTCAACCACGATAACACTATTGCCTTTTTCTTGCAAACTTCTTAGTGTGCGGATGAGTTTTTTTGTATCTCTCTCATGAAGTCCAATGCTCGGTTCATCTAAGACATATAAAACTCCAGTTAAACCACTTCCTATCTGTGAAGCGATACGAATTCTTTGGGCCTCTCCACCGCTTATAGTTCTTGCATCACGTCCTAGAGTAATATAGCCAAGCCCAACATCGTGTAAGAAGTAGAGTCTCTCTCTTATCTCATTTAGTATTGGCTGTGCTACTTGAGTATCTTGAGCATCAAAATGTTCAAAGTTTTTGGTATCTGCAAACCACTCATAAGTCTTAGAAATTGGCATATCTAAAATCTCAGCAATGCCTTTATCTCCTACTCTAACAGCCAAAGACTCTCTTTTTAGTCTATGAGATTCACAGATATTACAAGTTCTCTCACTCATATAGTCAGCCAACTCTTTTTCATCCTTGAACATGTCGTAAGCTATTTTTATGATGCCCGGCCAAATTCTTTTTACCTTATGGTTTTTCCAAAGAAATGTAACTTCATCTATCCCACCATGAAGTATCGCTTTTTTCTGATGCTCTGGTAATTCTGAGTATGGCACAGTTATATCTATATCATTATGCTCACAAAAACCTTTTAAAAATGTAAAGTAGTAACCCTTATTAAAACCATAAACTATCTTTACAGCCCCTTTTTCAACAGGGAGGTCAATGTCTATTATCTTCTCATGGTCTAGTGCGTAGCGAAGCCCTAAACCATCACACTCACTACAAGCTCCTTTTGGCGAATTAAATGAAAATGATAATGGTTCAAGAGGGTCAAAACTTATCTTACAGTCAAAACAAGCATTATGCTCGCTATAGTGAATGTTACTCTGTTTTAGACCAAGCTCTTCGTGGTTTAGTATATCAATCTCAAGCTCTCCGTAACTCTCTTTTAGAGCCTTTTCAACATCAGCTGCTATTCTCTCTTTATTTTCAGCCTTTACTACAACTCTATCTATAACAACCTTGATAGTATGTTTTTTAGTCTTACTAAGCTCTATCTCTTCATCGAGTCTAACCATCACACCATCTATCATGGCCCTTACATAACCTTTATGAACTAAAGATTCAAGCAAATCAGCATATGAGCCCTTTTTCTCACGAACAAGTGGAGCTAAAAGAGCCAGTTTTGCACCCTCTGGAAGCTTTGCAACTTCAACTATGATATCTGCTGCTGACATCTGTGAGATGACTTTTTGGCATTTATGGCAGTGCTGCACACCAACTCTTGCATACAAAAGTCTAAAATAGTCATAAATCTCTGTAATAGTCCCAACAGTTGAGCGAGGATTTTTAGAAGTTGTTTTTTGATCTATCGCGATAGCTGGAGTAAGTCCTTCAATCTTGTCAACATCAGGCTTTCCAACACGGTCTAAAAACTGTCTTGCATAAGAGGACAAAGACTCCATATACCTTCTTTGTCCCTCTGCGTAAAGTGTATCAAAAGCTAGAGTTGACTTACCGCTTCCACTAATACCAGTCATAACAACAAGGGAATTTTTTGGGATTTGTAAATTAATATTTTTTAAATTATTTTCTCTTGCACCAGTTATTGTTATAAAATCTTTTTTCATTTTTAAATTCCTAAATAAATATTCTTTGTATTAAATATGCTACAACTAAAAAGTAAAAGATAACAAGAAGTCTCTTTTGTAGCACAATACCAACCCTATCTTTTAAATGTATACCTATATAGACTCCAAATAGAGATGCCAATCCTATTGTAACTCCACTAAAAAAATCCACATGTCCTATCTTTGCATGAGAAATTAGTCCTGCAATAGATGAGAAAACCACAAAAAATAGACCTGCAGATATAGCTTTTTTTAGTGGTACATGTAAAAAACCAACCAAGATGGGAACAAGCAGTATACTACCACCAACTCCAATAGTCATACTAATTGCACCCAAAATAAAACCTATAATAAAGAGCCAAATTTTGCTCACTTCTCTTTGAGGTAACTCCTCTTTTGTCTTGATAAAGAGTCTCATAAGGGCAAAGAGAGCAAAGGCTAAAAATATTATCTCTAAAGTTACATCATCAAAACTAGAAGCGATATTTCCGCTAAGCAGAGCTCCTATAAAGCCACCAACACCGATAACACCAATCATGGCACTATCTAATGTACCTTTTTTATGGTTTAGATAGCTACCATAAACAGAGCTAAAGACCATCTGAACTACTGCTATTCCTATGGCAATCTTTACCTCATAGCCTAGTATTAACAGAAGTGGAACTAAAATTGTTCCACCTCCTATACCAAAAAAACCAGAGAGAACTCCAACAGTAGCACCAAGAAACAGTAACTCAATCATTAATAGCCATTAAACTTTTTTCGAATTATACATCTAGTAGGCTTTATAGTTGTTTTATTCTAAAGAGTTTAATTTTGCTTTGAGATTGGATGAAGTATAATCAAGTTCAATAAAGGGCATAAATGTTAAAAACAATAATAGAAGCTTCAGAAAATTTTTGCATTCATCAAATCCGTGTTGCTCACAGTGTTAGTGATGTTATACCTAAAAAGAGAACACTTATTGCTTACATAGATATACAAACGGCTGAACCTAAACAATTTAGAGTATATTTAGCATCAGACTTAGGTTTTATGCAAAGAGTCTCAAAAGTTTTTTTAGAAGAAGATGAAAGCGATGAAGAGACTCTCATAGATATGACATTAGAGACAACAAACCTTATTATAGGAAGTGCTAAAGTTCTAGCTCAAAATGCTGATAAATCTTACACTATAGCAACACCTCGCTTTGAGAAGGTAGATGTTTTTGACTGTGATTTTGATGAGGCAAAGACTATTAAGATAGATAGTGACGAGATGGTGTTAGCCATCAAGGAGATATAAATTGGCTAAAAAAAGTAAATATTACTATGGAGAATCTCAACCTCCCTATAATGCAGACAAAGAACTCTCATGGATGAACTATAGTGGTCTTCTAGATATGGAAGTAGAGTTTATTGCAGATTTAGGAGAGACTGAGAAGACTATAGCTGAGATACTAGACCTAAAAAAAGATGCCATTATTGACCTTAAAAAACCAGCTGGAGAGAGTGTCGAGACCTATGTTAATGGTCGTATTTTAGGTAAGGGTGAAGTTATGGTTTATGAAAAAAACCTCGCTATTCGTATAAATGAGATACTAGATTCTAGTGCAGTTTTATATCATCTTTCTAAAGAGAGACTATGATTAGACTTCTGCTTATCGCTCTTCTTCCTCTAGTTTTAAATGCATCAAAAATTTTAAGTTATAACATCTATGATAGAACAGATAGAGCAGATGTTATGATAACTTTTGATACTCCTTATGAGGGTGTTATAAAACAGAGTGTTTCTAACTCCATCATCACTATAAAGCTAATAGATGCAAATATAGAGTCATTTAAGACAAAAAAACTATCTTCAAAGTTTCTACACTCCATCAGTATAACACCGATGTCAGGATATACTCAAATAGTAGCATCGGTTGCTCCATCAGTAGAACTACAAGCCTCTAAAACTTCTGATGCTTACGGACTTAGACTAAGATTTCACTTAAGCACTCCAACTCCATCTACTAAAACAAAAACACCAGTTCCATCAAACAATCCTTTAGCACTTCTGCCAACTAAGCAAGATTCTGGCATGTCACAGAGTTACTATATAGTTATAGCTATTTTAATAATCGGTATTTTGATTTTGATATATCTAAAGAAAAAGATGGCGCCAAAAGAGTCTAAAACAAATAAGTGGACATACAACTCTTCAACACAAAACAACACTCAGATGCAGCGAACTTCTAAGGGCGATGAGAATGTCTCCATTAGATTTCAAAAGAACATTGATAGCTCAAGTAGTGTGGTTATGCTTGATTTTGGTGAGCAAAGTTATTTAGTACTTATGGGCTCAAACAATATTTTACTTGATAAGTTTACAGATGATAAACCCTCAACTCAAGATGAGTTTGAGTCAATTTTACGAAATAGGCAAGAAGACTTAGACAAGCTTATAAATCCAAAAAAAGAAGCTAAAGAGCCACTACAAGCCTACAAAGAAAGAGCTGCTTCTATATCTTACGAAGCATAAGAGACTATTTTTTAGTTTCGCTCAAACTTTGCTCTTAGAAGCTTTTTTATCTTCGTTAGGCTCAATAGGCTCAGCTTATAACTATCATCCATCATCTTATTTATATGAAAGACTTCTGTTACGGTTATACCATAAGGATCTTTTTTCTCTTTAGTGACTTTTAGAGCGTCATTAAAAGAGTATAGATAGAGATTTTTACGATTTTTTTGTAAGTAGTAAGTTAGAACTATCTCGTCATTGTATTTTTTCTCTATTGCTACTATAACTCTCTGGTCCTCTTGATACTCACCTTGTAAATCTAGCAGTTTCTTAGCATCTTCTATATCTATGTAACCTATATAAAATTTATTGTAAAGATTATGGTATCTCTGCACAGTATCTTTATATAAAAAGTTCATATCTAGTGTAAACTTTTTATGCGACCTTAGGGTCTTTGTTATCCATGACATAGTGTTGTAGTATCTAAATTGATAAAGTTTAAGAGAGTGTGCCTCAATCATCTTTGTAGAGCATATTCTTGAGATGGGAGCCAACTCTCTTGAGTCAGGATTTTGGATGTAATCTAGTACATCTTTTGCTGTGAACTCTTTTGTAAACCAAACTGTACAGTAGTCTGGAAACTGTCTAGTCCCAGTTGCACCCTCATTTAAAATAATGAGTGCTTTTATCTCATAATTTGGAAATATAGTCTCTAAGAGTGCTTTTTTCTTTCTAAGTCTTTTTCGCAGCTTTAAAACAGATTTTACAAGAGTCATCTCTACAAAATATAGCTCTTTATCTTTTGTAATAAACATAGCATCAAACTCGCTAATCTCTCTACTCTTTGTTCTATAAACAATCTGCTGTTTTTCACTTATAGAGAGTGTGTTTGCATGTGCCTTTTGTCTTCTTTGATGAAAACCTTTAAGTATAAACTTATCTATATTGTCATTTTCCTCAGCATATCTTAGGAGTTTTTCATAGATAAAATTTTCAAAAACTTCACCTTCAAAAGAACGGTATGAACTTAAAAACAGGGTATCTTCTTGATCTACTCCATCAGCTATGAGTGAGAGCAAATGATTTACATTATAATCATAGTGAAAAATGTTATCACCTATATCAATGTCGTCTAGTTTTTTTATAGATTTGCTTATCTCTAACATATATAAACCATTAAGTTACCTGCTGATTGTTTTTAAAAAAATCATCTATAACATCACGATATTCACTAATGTCAGATATATTATTCACGCTATTTCTTAGCACCGATGCACCTTGATAGCCTTTTGAGTATGTGTGCGTATGCTTTCTAAACATTGCCACACCGTGGCTTCCATAAAACTCTATCATCTTATCAAAATGCTCCATGATTATCTCATGCTTGATTTTGTTATCTATCTCTCTAGTTCCACTACAAAGCTGATGAAAAATCCACGGAGCACCAATTGCACCACGACCAATCATAATACCATCACAGCCTGTATGCTCTTGTACCCACTTTGCTTTGTCGTACGAGTCAATATCACCATTTGCAATAACTGGGATAGAGAGGGACTCTTTTATCTCTTTAATAGCATCATAATCGACTTCAGACTTAAACTTCCCTGCTCTAGTTCTTCCATGAACTGCTATAAAGTCTGCACCACTCGCCTCAACCATTTTTGCTATCTCAATATGGTTTTTTTTCTCAAATCCAAGTCTTATCTTTACACTAGTTAGACTCTTATTTGAAGTCTCTTTCATAGTCTTTATGATATCTCCCATCAGAGGCAGATTTAAAAGCAGAGAGCTTCCACTTCCATGCCCTACAACTTTAGGAACAGGACAACCACAATTTAAGTCTAGTATATCTATGCCATCTTGCTCATTTAAAATCTCAACTGCGCTTCTTACAACATCTACATCTGAACCTGAGATTTGAACTGAGTAAGGGTCTTCAATGCTTGCTTTTTTAAGCATATGGAGTGTTTTTTGTGAGCCATGACTAAGTGCATTTGAGCTTATCATTTCACTCACAGTTAGATCTGCTCCAAATTTTTTTGCAACACTTCTAAATGGTAGGTCTGTATATCCAGCTAAAGGAGCTAGAACATATATAGATTTAGAAAAAGAGAGTTTATCAAGCATCAGATAAAAAGATTGATATTAAAATTTTTACCACACTCTTTTAGCGCACTATATGCTTTGTAGTTTTGGTACTCATGCTCTTGAGTGTTTAGTAGAAGTTCATTAGCAGGAGCTATCATCTCTAGGTCAAAAAGAGTAAATATATAAGCTTCAAAACCATCTTCTCGCTTCTCGCTTAGTATCTCAAAAAGCTTCATTCTCTGTTCTGGAATCATATTAGTAGAGAGTGCTGTTGATATTTTTATAAGGTCTTTTGCATCTAAGTCAAGTGCATTTATCAAAGATATAAGCGCTTCATTAGAGATTTCCAAAGGGTTTTTTGAAGCATTAATTCTAGCTAAAACTATAAAAAGCCCAGCTTTTGTTAAAAATTGCTTATGTTGTTCTATAAGAGTTATCGGAGCAGTTGCAAGTATACCTGTATAGGCTTCTTTTACTAAAGACTCATCATAGTTTTCTATATGACTTAAAATATTCTCAGCTGTTATGCTCCCCTTTTTGTAGCGATTTTTATCATTTTGGATAACTAAAGGATTTTGTGGTTTTAGTGAGTATTTTTTAAGCTCAACTACTTCACCACTTTTAATGTCTTCTATAACCTTTAAAACGCTTTGAAGTTTTTCATTTTCAACTCCACTCTTTAGTAGAGCTGATGGAAAAAGAGTTGAGTTATCTATAATAAAACCTAGCAATTTATATCTTGGAGTTTTGTAACTATGTTCTCTCTCTTCTTTTGCAAGATAAGCCTCAGCAACTGCATCTATAATCTTCTCATAATCTTTATCATATTTTCTATCTTTAAAATTTGACAATATTGAGTAAAAAGACATATGAAAAACACTCGCAACATATAGTATTAAAATAGGCACAATCACCCATATAGCAGTTGGCATCGCTGGTAGAGTAATACCAAATATATTCAGTGTCATAATATCTTGGGAGATATATGAATAAACATACCATCC
This genomic interval carries:
- a CDS encoding glycine zipper 2TM domain-containing protein — its product is MRVFYMSVLSLFLLVGCATNKGPLYDGSSYKQMKRIEIGRVIKQRPVVISDNGTGTFLGAVVGAVLGSTVGRGSGTTLAMLGGGLAGGYAGKEIGKANGAELTVELESGEMVVVVVKGSDFIAVGDRVKIIKDGNKVAQVDKISN
- a CDS encoding NAD(P)H-dependent oxidoreductase, which encodes MDKTFEEVLEFRHACKVFDESKKIPQEDLEFILDAARRAPSSFGMEAWKFLIITNEELKAKLRPHCWDQVQITSCSHLVVILAGIESVKVESGIPKKRFARREMPQDKLEFYLKLYADHLKDTLSSDKNIYAWTAKQTAFAAANMMSAAAVKGVDSCPIEGYDKDAVESILGLDKAKFRLSMLLPLGYRVNEQSSQIRLSFDEVVEYIE
- the uvrA gene encoding excinuclease ABC subunit UvrA; protein product: MKKDFITITGARENNLKNINLQIPKNSLVVMTGISGSGKSTLAFDTLYAEGQRRYMESLSSYARQFLDRVGKPDVDKIEGLTPAIAIDQKTTSKNPRSTVGTITEIYDYFRLLYARVGVQHCHKCQKVISQMSAADIIVEVAKLPEGAKLALLAPLVREKKGSYADLLESLVHKGYVRAMIDGVMVRLDEEIELSKTKKHTIKVVIDRVVVKAENKERIAADVEKALKESYGELEIDILNHEELGLKQSNIHYSEHNACFDCKISFDPLEPLSFSFNSPKGACSECDGLGLRYALDHEKIIDIDLPVEKGAVKIVYGFNKGYYFTFLKGFCEHNDIDITVPYSELPEHQKKAILHGGIDEVTFLWKNHKVKRIWPGIIKIAYDMFKDEKELADYMSERTCNICESHRLKRESLAVRVGDKGIAEILDMPISKTYEWFADTKNFEHFDAQDTQVAQPILNEIRERLYFLHDVGLGYITLGRDARTISGGEAQRIRIASQIGSGLTGVLYVLDEPSIGLHERDTKKLIRTLRSLQEKGNSVIVVEHDKETIINADYIVDIGPGAGNFGGEVVFSGTLDKLRKAKTLTSDYLYGRKKIEYFYRREQDKYIEIKNVTINNIKDLSARIPLNNFVCITGVSGSGKSSLMLQTLLPTARELLNHARKVNKVAGVEITGLEHVDKVIYLDQSPIGRTPRSNPATYTGVMDEIRNLFSQTKESQIRGYTTSRFSFNVKGGRCEKCQGEGEIKIEMHFLPDIMVKCDTCNGTRYNQQTLEVFYKGKNISDVLKMSVDEAFEFFKPIPKIHQKMKTLVDVGLGYITLGQNAVTLSGGEAQRIKLSKELSRKDTGKTLYILDEPTTGLHFADVDRLTKVLHHFVELGNSVLIIEHNLDMIKNADWIIDMGPEGGSGGGLIIAEGSPEDLIENYKKTKSYTAEYLIKELEQE
- a CDS encoding sulfite exporter TauE/SafE family protein — its product is MIELLFLGATVGVLSGFFGIGGGTILVPLLLILGYEVKIAIGIAVVQMVFSSVYGSYLNHKKGTLDSAMIGVIGVGGFIGALLSGNIASSFDDVTLEIIFLAFALFALMRLFIKTKEELPQREVSKIWLFIIGFILGAISMTIGVGGSILLVPILVGFLHVPLKKAISAGLFFVVFSSIAGLISHAKIGHVDFFSGVTIGLASLFGVYIGIHLKDRVGIVLQKRLLVIFYFLVVAYLIQRIFI
- a CDS encoding chemotaxis protein CheX translates to MLKTIIEASENFCIHQIRVAHSVSDVIPKKRTLIAYIDIQTAEPKQFRVYLASDLGFMQRVSKVFLEEDESDEETLIDMTLETTNLIIGSAKVLAQNADKSYTIATPRFEKVDVFDCDFDEAKTIKIDSDEMVLAIKEI
- the fliN gene encoding flagellar motor switch protein FliN, coding for MAKKSKYYYGESQPPYNADKELSWMNYSGLLDMEVEFIADLGETEKTIAEILDLKKDAIIDLKKPAGESVETYVNGRILGKGEVMVYEKNLAIRINEILDSSAVLYHLSKERL
- the dusB gene encoding tRNA dihydrouridine synthase DusB, whose protein sequence is MLDKLSFSKSIYVLAPLAGYTDLPFRSVAKKFGADLTVSEMISSNALSHGSQKTLHMLKKASIEDPYSVQISGSDVDVVRSAVEILNEQDGIDILDLNCGCPVPKVVGHGSGSSLLLNLPLMGDIIKTMKETSNKSLTSVKIRLGFEKKNHIEIAKMVEASGADFIAVHGRTRAGKFKSEVDYDAIKEIKESLSIPVIANGDIDSYDKAKWVQEHTGCDGIMIGRGAIGAPWIFHQLCSGTREIDNKIKHEIIMEHFDKMIEFYGSHGVAMFRKHTHTYSKGYQGASVLRNSVNNISDISEYRDVIDDFFKNNQQVT